The proteins below are encoded in one region of Apium graveolens cultivar Ventura chromosome 4, ASM990537v1, whole genome shotgun sequence:
- the LOC141720594 gene encoding kinesin-like protein KIN-10C, which translates to METLTSSCNNVISTPKSNNKRSQFTNTPTTTSSMISKVRVIVRVRPFLTHEIKGGCPLLPCASLFDSTQQQQQQVSIHLKDPETSRNECFKLDSFYDQEDNNVISIFNKEVSPLIPDLFSGCNSTVFAYGATGSGKTYTMQGENELPGLVHLSMSRILAMCQGTTSLVEMSYYEIYMDRCYDLLEPKAEEIALLEDKCGQIHLKGLARVSINTMSEFQEVFSCAIQRRKVAHTGINDVSSRSHGVLVIAVSTPADDTLENVVMGKLNLIDLAGNEDNRKTCNDGIRLQESAKINQSLFTLSQVIYALNNNSPRVPYRESKLTRVLQDSLGGRSHALMVACLNPGEYQESVYTVKLAARSRHISNVISSAQKQETPIVKVDMEAKLQLWLESKGKTKTKSSQKYGTYKNPSISRTPMSASRNKMLNSSLKPKTVSNLSATNCKERTLIKPRNLYQHGDLVGPVSEVPDEIATKTITPVNNVLQSNAFTPEPKALDTKNTGSTETSPINRKLEALQDSFRKVLSPICSNMNIKNVSSTDQMCLVLYDPKTPKTTQLCQNDIFQENGTPLVRYTAQSSRLKDSLVQHYINLLNTGSKDELLELKGIGEKMVEYILELRESSPIKSLNDMEKIGLSSKQVNNMFGRAAKGLFD; encoded by the exons ATGGAAACTCTAACAAGTAGTTGTAATAATGTAATTTCTACACCCAAATCAAACAACAAAAGATCACAATTCACAAATACTCCCACTACAACTAGTTCCATGATCTCAAAAGTTAGAGTAATTGTGAGAGTTCGACCCTTTCTTACCCATGAAATCAAGGGCGGCTGCCCTCTCCTCCCTTGCGCCTCGCTCTTCGACTCcactcaacaacaacaacaacaagtCTCAATTCATCTCAAAGACCCTGAAACCAG TCGAAATGAGTGTTTCAAGCTGGACTCATTTTATGATCAAGAAGACAACAATGTGATCTCTATTTTTAACAAAGAAGTTAGCCCTCTGATTCCTGACTTATTTTCCGGGTGTAATTCTACTGTCTTTGCTTATGGGGCTACTGGTAGTGGAAAAACTTACACTATGCAG GGTGAGAATGAGCTGCCAGGTCTAGTCCATTTGTCCATGTCACGCATTCTGGCAATGTGTCAGGGTACGACGAGTCTAGTAGAGATGTCATACTATGAGATCTACATGGATAGATGCTATGATTTATTGGAACCAAAAGCAGAGGAAATTGCACTTCTAGAGGACAAATGCGGGCAGATTCATCTCAAGGGACTTGCTCGGGTATCAATCAATACAATGTCTGAATTTCAAGAGGTGTTTTCTTGTGCAATTCAGAGACGCAAGGTTGCACACACGGGTATAAATGATGTTTCTAGTAGGAGCCATGGAGTCCTTGTGATTGCTGTTTCGACACCTGCTGATGATACCTTAGAGAATGTTGTGATGGGAAAGCTGAACCTCATAGATTTAGCAG GTAACGAAGATAACAGGAAGACTTGCAATGATGGTATTCGGCTCCAGGAGAGTGCCAAAATCAACCAGTCCCTGTTCACCTTGTCGCAAGTTATATATGCGCTAAATAACAATAGTCCTCGAGTACCTTACAGAGAAAGCAAACTGACACGTGTATTGCAGGATTCCCTTGGAGGAAGAAGTCATGCTTTAATGGTAGCTTGCCTG AATCCAGGAGAGTATCAAGAATCTGTTTATACAGTGAAGTTGGCTGCTAGATCGCGCCATATTTCTAATGTTATATCTTCAGCTCAGAAGCAAGAGACGCCTATTGTCAAAGTTGACATGGAGGCAAAGCTCCAATTATGGCTTGAGTCTAAAGGCAAAACCAAAACCAAGAGTAGTCAAAAATACGGGACATACAAAAATCCTTCTATTAGCAGAACTCCAATGTCTGCAAGTCGAAATAAAATGCTTAATAGTTCTTTGAAACCAAAGACAGTTAGCAATCTAAGTGCTACAAATTGTAAAGAGAG GACTTTGATTAAGCCACGTAATCTGTATCAGCATGGAGATCTAGTCGGTCCTGTTTCAGAG GTCCCTGACGAGATTGCAACGAAGACTATCACCCCAGTCAACAATGTGTTACAATCAAATGCATTTACCCCTG AGCCAAAAGCACTGGATACGAAAAATACAGGCTCAACTGAGACGTCACCTATTAATAGAAAACTTGAAGCACTACAGGAttcctttagaaaagtcttgTCACCCATTTGCTCTAACATGAACATTAAGAATGTTTCATCAACTGACCAAATGTGTCTTGTTCTTTATGACCCGAAAACTCCCAAGACAACCCAGCTATGCCAAAATGACATTTTTCAAGAGAATGGAACCCCATTAGTAAGATATACTGCACAAAGCTCTAGATTGAAG GATTCTCTGGTTCAACATTATATCAATCTTTTAAATACTGGCAGCAA GGATGAACTGTTGGAGTTGAAA GGCATTGGGGAGAAAATGGTTGAATACATTCTCGAGCTAAGGGAATCAAGTCCAATAAAATCA CTGAATGACATGGAGAAAATTGGATTATCATCCAAGCAG GTCAATAATATGTTTGGGAGGGCTGCAAAAGGGCTATTTGACTGA